AGGTCGTCGCCCGCCGCTGCCGGGCGGTTATCCCAGGCGAAGCTGAGGTCCAGACACAGGCACTGACGAATGCCGCGCTCCCAGTCATAGGCGCCGATCACCGTCTCGACTTCCAGCCCCTCGATGAACACTCTGTCCAAGCACTACTCTCCACAGCACGACAAGGGCGCAATGCGCCGTTAGAATCAGGGCCATCCTTGCCCGGAATGGTTAGCATGTTTTGGTTACTGGCGATACTCGCCTACCTGCTTGGCTCACTGTCCTTCGCCATCCTGCTCAGCCGCCTCAGCGGCAGCCCGGACCCGCGCGCCAGCGGCTCGGGCAATGCCGGCGCCACCAACATGCTGCGCCTGGCGGGCAAGAAGCTCGCCATCCTGACCCTGGCCGGCGATCTTTGCAAAGGCCTGTTGCCCGTACTAATCGCCCAGCACTACGGCTTGGGCCACGGCCAACAGGCCTGGGTCGGCCTATGCGCAGTGCTCGGCCATCTGTTTCCGCTGTATTTCCGCTTCAAGGGCGGCAAGGGCGTGGCCACTGCCGCCGGCATGCTGCTGGGCCTCTACCCGCCCGCCGCCGCACTGGCCGTGGCCGTGTGGCTGCTGACCTTCTACCTGACCCGCACCAGCTCGCTGGCGGCGTTGATCGCCACCCCCCTGACCCTGCCGCTGCTGGCCTGGCAGGAACCCCGCGCCTTGTTGCCGGTGAGCCTGTTGACGCTGCTCATCGTGTGGCGCCACCGGGGCAATCTACGCGACCTGCTGGCCGGGCGCGAACGACATTTCTGACGCAGCCCGGGCTTAAAGGCTGGGCAACTGCTCCATTGGCCAACGTGCCTGCACATGAATGCCCAGGCCTTCCTTCTGCCCGGCCAGCAAACGCTGGCAACCGGCGTAGGCGATCATCGCGCCGTTGTCGGTGCAGAATTGCGGGCGGGCGTAGAACACCTGGCCCTTGAGGCCCGCCAGCATGCTTTCCAGCGAAGCCCGTAGCGCCTTGTTGGCACTCACCCCACCGGCGATCACCAGGCTGTTCAGCCCGGCCTGCTTGAGGGCGCGCTTGCACTTGATGGTCAGAGTCTCCACGACCGCCTCCTGGAAGGCCAGGGCGATGTCGCAACGGGTTTGTTCGCTGTCGTCGCCAGACGCCTGGCACTGCTGCCAGGTGTTCAGGGCGAAGGTCTTCAGGCCGCTGAAGCTGAACGCCAGGCCAGGGCGGTCGGTCATCGGCCGCGGAAAGGTGAAACGCCCTGGCACGCCACTGGCGGCCAGCTTGGCGATTTCCGGGCCACCGGGGTAGCGCAGGCCCATCATCTTGGCGGTCTTGTCGAAGGCTTCACCGGCGGCGTCGTCCAGCGACTCGCCCATCAGCTCGTACTGGCCGATGCCATCGACCCGCACCAGCTGGGTATGGCCGCCCGACACCAGCAAGGCGACGAACGGAAACTGCGGCGGCTGCGCCTCCAGCATCGGCGCCAGCAGGTGACCTTCCATGTGATGCACGCCCAGCGCCGGGATGTCCCAGGCGAAGGCCAGGGCCTGGGCGCAGGAGGCGCCGACCAGCAGCGCACCGACCAGGCCGGGGCCGGCGGTGTAGGCGATGGCGTCGATATCAGTGGCCACGCGGTCGGCTTCAGCCAGCACCTGGCGGATCAGCGGCAGCATGCGCTTGACGTGATCACGCGAGGCCAGCTCGGGCACCACGCCACCGTAGACCCGGTGCAGGTCGATCTGGCTGAACAGCGCATCGGCCAGCAGGCCGCGCTCGCTGTCGTAGAGGGCGACGCCGGTTTCGTCGCAGGAGGTTTCTAATCCCAGTACTAGCATGGGTGCGCCTTTTCAGGGGGGCAGACGTGACGCGGCGGGGCGATTACACTGCCGCCCGGCCTTCGAAGGCGCGCATGATAGTCGTCGGCCCGGGTGCCGACCAGCGGTTTTCGATCAGAGGCTTTGCAATCCCTCGCCCGAAGGGGTAACATCCGCAACCCTTAAAAACCGACGTATTCAGTGCAACGTTTGCACGAAGCGTTGCCCCCGGTAATGAATGAAGGTAGCTCTGGATGCCAGCCGTCAAAGTAAAAGAGAACGAACCCTTCGACGTAGCTCTGCGTCGTTTCAAGCGCTCCTGCGAAAAAGCCGGTGTTCTGGCTGAAGTTCGTAGCCGCGAATTCTACGAGAAGCCAACTGCCGAGCGTAAGCGCAAAGCAGCGGCTGCCGTTAAGCGTCACGCCAAGAAAGTTCAGCGCGAACAGCGCCGCGCCGTTCGTCTGTACTAATACAGACTGACGCCGCAAGCTTTCTGCCATGCCCGGCCCTGAGCCGGGCTGTCCGCAGTTCAGCTTCACTGACAG
The Pseudomonas sp. DTU_2021_1001937_2_SI_NGA_ILE_001 DNA segment above includes these coding regions:
- the plsY gene encoding glycerol-3-phosphate 1-O-acyltransferase PlsY — translated: MFWLLAILAYLLGSLSFAILLSRLSGSPDPRASGSGNAGATNMLRLAGKKLAILTLAGDLCKGLLPVLIAQHYGLGHGQQAWVGLCAVLGHLFPLYFRFKGGKGVATAAGMLLGLYPPAAALAVAVWLLTFYLTRTSSLAALIATPLTLPLLAWQEPRALLPVSLLTLLIVWRHRGNLRDLLAGRERHF
- the tsaD gene encoding tRNA (adenosine(37)-N6)-threonylcarbamoyltransferase complex transferase subunit TsaD — protein: MLVLGLETSCDETGVALYDSERGLLADALFSQIDLHRVYGGVVPELASRDHVKRMLPLIRQVLAEADRVATDIDAIAYTAGPGLVGALLVGASCAQALAFAWDIPALGVHHMEGHLLAPMLEAQPPQFPFVALLVSGGHTQLVRVDGIGQYELMGESLDDAAGEAFDKTAKMMGLRYPGGPEIAKLAASGVPGRFTFPRPMTDRPGLAFSFSGLKTFALNTWQQCQASGDDSEQTRCDIALAFQEAVVETLTIKCKRALKQAGLNSLVIAGGVSANKALRASLESMLAGLKGQVFYARPQFCTDNGAMIAYAGCQRLLAGQKEGLGIHVQARWPMEQLPSL
- the rpsU gene encoding 30S ribosomal protein S21; this encodes MPAVKVKENEPFDVALRRFKRSCEKAGVLAEVRSREFYEKPTAERKRKAAAAVKRHAKKVQREQRRAVRLY